One Rhodothermus bifroesti DNA window includes the following coding sequences:
- a CDS encoding T9SS type A sorting domain-containing protein: protein MKRIKCSVLLAWSIGFASLGNGQPAFFSNCAYDTGNNATLIIPLTATLEVNGMPLSPGSEVAAFTPDSLCAGVAIWDGVQPLVLTLWGDDPFITPDTKEGFAPGDTIQLAVWDKASGRHFHRANGRFDVRYASGDILSDNGHYQPDALYRIDVLTVHPIAPTALQADQLPTGAYLHPPYPNPFRRQTTLAMVLPQPMHVHLAVYTLAGQEIARLAEGPLPAGIHYISWHPKQLAAGLYLLRLTTNQTAQTHLLSYLP from the coding sequence GCATAAAATGCAGCGTGCTGCTCGCTTGGAGCATAGGGTTTGCGTCTTTAGGCAATGGCCAACCCGCTTTTTTTAGCAACTGTGCCTACGACACCGGAAATAATGCCACGCTCATTATTCCTTTAACGGCAACGTTGGAGGTCAACGGCATGCCCCTTTCGCCGGGCAGCGAGGTAGCCGCGTTTACGCCCGACAGCCTCTGTGCTGGTGTGGCCATCTGGGACGGTGTGCAACCCCTTGTGCTCACGCTCTGGGGAGACGATCCATTCATTACCCCCGACACGAAAGAAGGCTTTGCACCGGGCGACACGATTCAGCTGGCCGTGTGGGATAAGGCCTCTGGACGCCATTTCCATAGGGCTAACGGACGCTTTGACGTGCGCTATGCTTCTGGAGATATTCTGTCAGACAATGGGCACTACCAACCTGATGCCCTCTACCGCATTGACGTGCTCACAGTCCATCCAATCGCACCTACAGCGCTGCAGGCTGACCAGCTACCCACGGGCGCTTACCTACATCCTCCTTATCCCAATCCCTTTAGGCGACAAACCACTTTGGCGATGGTTTTACCTCAACCTATGCATGTGCACCTGGCCGTATATACCTTAGCCGGCCAAGAAATCGCTCGCTTGGCAGAAGGCCCCCTACCTGCCGGCATACACTACATCTCCTGGCACCCCAAACAACTTGCTGCAGGCCTGTATCTGCTACGCCTCACAACCAACCAAACCGCGCAGACACACCTGCTAAGCTACTTACCCTAA
- a CDS encoding ABC transporter ATP-binding protein, protein MLRRLFRLGLVVQTARKKASYVAQALQLILQATGRWTLGWVLLLLLSGVLPAATVYLTKHVVDAVAAAVGMGLSWATIQPVLWPAGLMGVVLLLSQGLHGLIAWIRTAQAEQVLDYVKNLIHAKAAAVDVAFYDNPDYYDHLERANSEASSRSLSLLDNLGSLLQNSVTLLSIAAILVHYSAWLPLALLVSTLPALVVVVRHHQREHAWWKAHTSEQRKAGYFDRMLTMAFFAPEVRVFDLADYFRQNYQQVRQRLREGRLRLMRQQALANFGAGLIGLVATALVMVWMIGRAFRGLASLGDLALFYQAFNQGQGLMRALLGSAGQMYANTLFLEHLFTFLEIPTRLPEPDRPVPVPRRLREGIRFEQVTFRYPGSQQPALKALELFIPAGKTVAVVGANGAGKSTLIKLLCRFYDPDEGRITIDGIDLRQFRKRELLDAITVLFQFPVPYQDTVARNIFLGDIKTPPTPEAIEEAARSAMVDEIVRKLPQGYDTLLGKWFSEEGVELSGGEWQRVSLARAFYRQAPIVVLDEPTSAMDSWTEAEWMDRFGRLVHGRTALIITHRFTTAMRADLIYVMDEGRVIERGTHHELLALNGHYAASWQRQMRQHFEGALQTATQDSLPEAFCKL, encoded by the coding sequence ATGCTGCGGCGACTTTTTAGGTTGGGCTTGGTGGTGCAGACGGCCCGCAAGAAGGCCTCCTATGTGGCGCAAGCCCTTCAGCTGATCCTTCAAGCCACAGGTCGCTGGACCTTAGGGTGGGTTCTTTTGCTGTTACTAAGTGGGGTGCTGCCGGCCGCCACAGTATACCTAACCAAGCACGTGGTCGATGCTGTGGCGGCGGCAGTAGGCATGGGGTTATCGTGGGCTACGATCCAGCCGGTGCTTTGGCCTGCGGGGCTAATGGGCGTAGTGCTGCTGCTTTCGCAAGGGCTCCATGGGCTAATTGCATGGATTCGCACGGCTCAGGCAGAGCAGGTGCTGGATTACGTCAAGAACCTTATCCATGCCAAAGCCGCTGCGGTTGATGTAGCCTTCTATGACAATCCTGACTACTACGATCACCTAGAGCGGGCCAATAGCGAAGCCTCTAGCCGCTCGCTTTCGCTTTTAGACAACCTGGGCAGCTTGCTGCAAAACAGCGTTACGCTCCTTAGCATTGCTGCTATTTTGGTCCATTACAGCGCTTGGTTACCTTTGGCGCTTTTGGTGAGCACGCTGCCGGCATTGGTGGTTGTGGTGCGGCATCACCAACGCGAGCATGCTTGGTGGAAGGCGCATACGTCGGAGCAGCGCAAGGCGGGCTACTTCGACCGGATGCTTACCATGGCTTTTTTTGCGCCAGAGGTGCGGGTGTTTGACCTGGCTGATTATTTTCGGCAAAACTACCAGCAGGTGCGGCAGCGATTGCGTGAGGGTCGACTACGCTTGATGCGTCAGCAAGCACTGGCCAATTTCGGCGCAGGCCTGATCGGTTTAGTGGCTACAGCGCTGGTGATGGTATGGATGATTGGGCGGGCTTTCCGCGGGCTAGCTTCACTCGGCGACTTGGCGCTTTTTTACCAAGCGTTTAATCAGGGCCAGGGACTCATGCGCGCGCTTTTGGGTAGCGCGGGACAGATGTATGCCAACACGCTTTTCCTGGAGCACTTGTTTACGTTTCTTGAAATTCCCACGCGGCTTCCTGAGCCCGATCGCCCCGTGCCCGTACCTAGAAGGCTTCGGGAAGGTATCCGCTTTGAGCAGGTTACGTTTCGTTATCCAGGTAGCCAGCAGCCTGCGCTGAAGGCACTTGAGTTGTTCATCCCAGCAGGCAAGACCGTTGCGGTTGTGGGCGCCAATGGAGCGGGCAAAAGCACACTGATCAAGCTGCTGTGCCGGTTTTACGATCCTGATGAAGGACGGATTACCATCGATGGGATAGACCTGCGGCAGTTTCGAAAGCGTGAGCTGCTCGATGCGATCACCGTGCTGTTTCAGTTTCCGGTGCCGTATCAGGACACCGTAGCGCGCAACATCTTCCTGGGAGATATTAAAACGCCGCCTACCCCTGAAGCCATTGAAGAGGCTGCCCGGAGCGCTATGGTCGATGAAATCGTGCGTAAACTGCCGCAGGGCTACGATACGCTCCTGGGGAAATGGTTTTCTGAAGAGGGCGTGGAACTTAGCGGTGGAGAGTGGCAACGGGTTTCACTGGCAAGGGCATTTTACCGGCAGGCACCGATTGTGGTCCTCGACGAGCCGACGAGTGCTATGGATTCCTGGACCGAAGCGGAATGGATGGATCGGTTTGGCCGGCTGGTGCATGGTCGCACTGCCCTGATTATCACGCATCGCTTTACGACCGCTATGCGAGCGGATCTAATTTATGTCATGGATGAAGGGCGTGTGATTGAACGAGGTACGCACCACGAGCTTTTGGCCCTAAACGGACATTACGCAGCTTCCTGGCAGCGTCAGATGCGCCAGCATTTTGAAGGTGCACTTCAGACGGCTACGCAAGATTCCTTGCCGGAGGCTTTTTGCAAGTTGTAG
- a CDS encoding lasso peptide biosynthesis PqqD family chaperone: MERTLLSMNAIVVASSDQVSSKLGDEVVILNLRNGVYYGLDPVGARIWELIQEPRSVQEVCAVLLEEYEVTLEQCASDVLALLRNLEAQGLIEVRAV; encoded by the coding sequence ATGGAGCGCACCCTACTCAGCATGAACGCTATTGTGGTGGCATCTTCGGATCAGGTTTCGTCGAAGTTGGGCGATGAGGTAGTGATTTTGAATTTGCGCAATGGGGTTTACTATGGTTTGGACCCGGTGGGTGCGCGCATTTGGGAGCTTATACAGGAGCCTCGTAGTGTGCAGGAGGTTTGTGCTGTTTTGCTTGAGGAGTACGAGGTTACGCTGGAGCAATGCGCCAGCGACGTGCTGGCTTTGCTGCGCAACCTAGAGGCTCAAGGGCTAATTGAGGTTCGTGCGGTTTAG